The Marivirga salinae DNA window TTTGCATATCCAAAATTCACACCTTCCACAACATCACCATATTCAATTCCATCTTCAACTCGGATATCTTGATGTTGACGGTTATAATTTTCATGAGCCTCCATAATTCGGATGCCAGCAAAGCCCAAATCATTAAATGGTCTGTGATGGCCTCCTCTGCCAAATCTGTCTAATCGGTAAATCATCATCGGGTTCATTTCAGGCATATAGGTTTGGACTTGATTATGCACATAACGAGCTAATTGTCTGGAAATCCCATCTACCTCACCGCCATAATATCTACGCATTGTTCTTTCTCTCTCTGTTTCGGTTGGAGGTACTGGCTCAGAGAATATTCTGAAGGTTCGGTTGTCAATTACACCATCCACACCTTCAATATTTCCAATCATGTCATTATTAAGAATGCCTATAATGTTCCACTCTTTTTCCTGAGCATATTTAGCTAATCCTGCTCCACCAAACAATCCTTGCTCTTCACCAGAAAGCCCAACGTAAACAATGCTGTTTTTAAATTTGTATTTTGAAAGTACTCTAGCAGCTTCAATGGTTCCTGCCATTCCGGAGGCATTATCATTAGCTCCAGGCGCATCGGTTTCATAATCCATAGTATTGCTAGCCCGAGAATCTATATCTCCAGACATTAATACATGATTATTAGGATAGTCAATCCCTTTTTGAATGGCGACTACATTCACCACCCATGCATCTTTTGGCACCCTGCTATTCCCTTCTTTGGTTACATAGTCTTTTTGGTAGAATACTTCCAAACAACCCCCGCATTCTTCTGATATTTTGTCGAATTCAGCTTTTATCCATCTACGCGCTGCTCCAATGCCACGAGTATTCGAAACGGTATCCGAAAAAGTATTTCTGGTTCCAAATCCTGCTAAAGTTCTAATATCGCTTTCTAGCCTTTCAGCTGAAACAGCATCTATTATGTCATAATGGCGAGTATCCACTTCTTGAGGTACTTGGCTAAAACCCAAAATGGAAAGAGCACATAAAGCAAATGTGAGTATATATTTTGTCATATGTTTTTTATTTATTTTTCTGAATATATGAATACCAAAATCAAAAAGTAAGAA harbors:
- a CDS encoding M28 family peptidase — protein: MTKYILTFALCALSILGFSQVPQEVDTRHYDIIDAVSAERLESDIRTLAGFGTRNTFSDTVSNTRGIGAARRWIKAEFDKISEECGGCLEVFYQKDYVTKEGNSRVPKDAWVVNVVAIQKGIDYPNNHVLMSGDIDSRASNTMDYETDAPGANDNASGMAGTIEAARVLSKYKFKNSIVYVGLSGEEQGLFGGAGLAKYAQEKEWNIIGILNNDMIGNIEGVDGVIDNRTFRIFSEPVPPTETERERTMRRYYGGEVDGISRQLARYVHNQVQTYMPEMNPMMIYRLDRFGRGGHHRPFNDLGFAGIRIMEAHENYNRQHQDIRVEDGIEYGDVVEGVNFGYAKKLTAVNAISLAGLAWAPPAPQNVGIGGVVEPSAKLAWDEVEDDNIVGYKIYWRLTTSPTWDNFRYVGKVNEHTLEGIVIDNYYFGVAAVDKNGNESVVVFPERVIR